One segment of Myxocyprinus asiaticus isolate MX2 ecotype Aquarium Trade chromosome 41, UBuf_Myxa_2, whole genome shotgun sequence DNA contains the following:
- the LOC127432175 gene encoding epidermal growth factor receptor: MIKQTADLAFVNLFQNSQKWLDPSRYLVIQGDEHMYQPSPTDSTFYRSLINTEYMDCVVEAEEYLLPNKRFFSGSQRSQSQCHNATTDDYTNSLIVRYITDLMQKDLMLPEYMNQDVTSPSNMINPNHEGTANGEMQNDYIDTYGIKPEGPEYLCYSSLLPTFPSQQPRLPADLPALS; this comes from the exons ATGATAAAGCAGACAGCAGACCTCGCTTTCGTGAACTTATTTCAGAATTCTCAAAAATGGCTTGATCCATCTCGCTACCTTGTCATTCAG GGTGATGAGCACATGTACCAGCCCAGCCCGACAGATTCTACGTTCTATAGGTCCCTGATCAATACAGAATATATGGATTGTGTAGTGGAAGCAGAGGAGTACCTGCTACCCAACAAAAGATTCTTCAGTGGATCTCAAAGATCACAGTCtcaatgtcacaatgcaacaacA GATGACTATACAAACAGTCTGATTGTGCGCTACATAACGGATCTGATGCAGAAAGACCTCATGTTGCCAG AATACATGAACCAAGATGTTACCTCTCCAAGCAATATGATAAACCCAAACCATGAGGGAACGGCCAATGGAGAGATGCAGAATGATTACATAGACACCTACGGCATTAAACCAGAGGGGCCAGAGTACCTGTGCTACTCTTCCCTGCTCCCCACGTTCCCATCTCAACAACCCAGATTGCCAGCAGACCTTCCTGCCCTCTCCTGA